Proteins encoded within one genomic window of Pigmentiphaga sp. H8:
- a CDS encoding fumarylacetoacetate hydrolase family protein: MKLASYATFDRPDTARVGFVISDSELVDAETACRQFAPDFQGPLDMHRLIEAGPDFWEQLRQVHAALGQAGLPRLPMDTVRFLPAVPRPSKLCCLALNNSANTDRIVKGPKHPAVFTKPWSALVGHGEPIRLKPHYGRVHPEPELAIVIGKLARDIDAADAYDHVFGYTIHNDLTSPTMRDEDSFHYRAIHPALEGEGIRYVESHVSYSGRYKGSDTFSPLGPWIVTRDEIPNPHALDISCHVREEQYASDNTANLFHKLPEVLAFVSSYMTLVPGDVVSMGTALASGGKPGRAVQNADLNKIGGPVSVTVAGIGKLSNPVQAG, translated from the coding sequence TTGAAACTCGCCAGCTACGCCACTTTCGACCGGCCCGACACCGCGCGCGTCGGATTCGTGATCTCCGACTCCGAACTGGTCGATGCCGAAACCGCATGCCGCCAATTCGCCCCCGACTTCCAGGGCCCCCTGGACATGCACCGGCTGATCGAGGCCGGCCCCGATTTCTGGGAACAGCTCCGGCAGGTGCATGCCGCGCTGGGCCAGGCCGGGCTGCCGCGCCTGCCCATGGACACGGTCCGCTTCCTTCCCGCGGTGCCGCGCCCCTCGAAGCTGTGCTGCCTGGCCCTGAACAACAGCGCCAATACCGACCGCATCGTCAAGGGCCCCAAGCACCCGGCCGTCTTCACCAAGCCCTGGTCGGCGCTGGTCGGCCACGGCGAACCGATACGCCTGAAGCCCCATTACGGCCGCGTGCACCCCGAACCCGAACTGGCGATCGTGATCGGCAAGCTGGCACGCGACATCGACGCGGCCGACGCCTATGACCACGTATTCGGCTACACCATCCACAACGACCTGACCTCGCCCACCATGCGCGACGAGGACAGCTTCCACTACCGCGCCATCCACCCGGCGCTGGAAGGCGAAGGCATCCGCTACGTCGAAAGCCACGTCTCGTACAGCGGCCGCTACAAGGGTTCGGACACGTTCTCCCCGCTGGGCCCGTGGATCGTCACCCGCGACGAGATCCCCAACCCGCACGCGCTGGACATCTCGTGCCACGTCCGCGAAGAACAGTACGCCAGCGACAACACGGCCAACCTCTTCCACAAGCTGCCCGAGGTCCTGGCCTTCGTCTCCAGCTACATGACGCTGGTGCCGGGCGACGTGGTGTCGATGGGCACGGCGCTGGCCTCGGGCGGCAAGCCCGGCCGGGCGGTCCAGAACGCCGACCTCAACAAGATCGGCGGGCCCGTCAGCGTGACCGTGGCGGGGATAGGCAAGCTCAGCAACCCGGTGCAGGCGGGCTGA
- a CDS encoding tripartite tricarboxylate transporter substrate binding protein — MLALAAGSMLRPVAAATGAASGYPGRPVRLISSFAAGGTTDILARLVGKQLFPSAGQAVVVENLPGAGGTIGAAAVARAPADGYTLEMGGVSTHAMAGALYKQLPFDPVASFEPVCMLVYATTAIAVPASSPFRSLSDLIAHARANPGKITYGSGGIGSINHLALASLASTVGIDLLHVPYKGGGPAVTSLLQGETQLFAGGSSLLLPHVRAGKLRILAVTEDKRARVLPDVPTVGETVRGFRVVNWYGVLAPRGLAPEVRETLWRELDRVMRLPEVERQLDSMGLEYPGMSSAAFKTALAEDKDRWGRTIRELGILPE, encoded by the coding sequence ATGCTGGCGCTTGCGGCCGGCTCGATGCTGCGCCCGGTTGCCGCCGCCACCGGCGCGGCTTCCGGCTATCCGGGCCGTCCGGTGCGGCTGATTTCGTCGTTCGCGGCGGGCGGCACCACCGACATCCTCGCGCGCCTGGTGGGCAAGCAGCTGTTTCCGTCCGCGGGGCAGGCCGTGGTGGTCGAGAATCTTCCCGGGGCGGGCGGCACGATAGGCGCGGCGGCCGTCGCGCGCGCGCCCGCCGACGGCTACACGCTGGAGATGGGCGGCGTGTCCACGCATGCGATGGCCGGCGCGCTGTACAAGCAACTGCCGTTCGACCCGGTGGCGTCCTTCGAGCCGGTGTGCATGCTGGTCTATGCGACCACCGCGATCGCCGTGCCCGCCTCGTCGCCGTTCCGCAGCCTGTCGGACCTGATCGCGCATGCGCGCGCGAACCCCGGCAAGATCACCTACGGCTCGGGCGGCATAGGCAGCATCAACCACCTGGCCCTGGCCTCGCTGGCGAGCACGGTGGGCATCGACCTGCTGCACGTGCCGTACAAGGGCGGCGGCCCGGCGGTGACCTCGCTCCTGCAGGGCGAGACCCAGTTGTTCGCGGGCGGCAGCTCGCTGCTGCTGCCGCACGTGCGCGCCGGCAAGCTGCGGATACTGGCGGTGACCGAGGACAAGCGCGCCCGCGTGCTGCCCGATGTCCCCACGGTGGGCGAGACGGTGCGGGGATTCCGCGTGGTCAACTGGTACGGTGTGCTCGCGCCGCGCGGCCTGGCGCCCGAGGTCCGGGAGACGCTGTGGCGGGAACTCGACCGCGTCATGCGCCTGCCCGAGGTCGAACGCCAGCTCGACTCGATGGGCCTGGAGTATCCGGGCATGTCGTCGGCCGCGTTCAAGACCGCCCTGGCCGAGGACAAGGACCGCTGGGGCCGCACCATCCGGGAACTGGGCATCCTGCCCGAATAG
- a CDS encoding cupin domain-containing protein, producing the protein MKRIVGGLAALVLALAGGTGMAAESAGVQVEKLMESGASWDGRPYVAYPSGAPMLTVLRITIPAHSALPWHTHPIPNAAYVLSGELTVEKKETGETRLLKQGDVLPEMVGEYHRGVTGDQGVVLIVFYAGSRGLPLSQQ; encoded by the coding sequence ATGAAACGGATCGTGGGAGGACTGGCCGCGCTGGTATTGGCGCTGGCCGGGGGGACGGGCATGGCGGCGGAATCAGCCGGCGTGCAGGTCGAAAAGCTGATGGAGAGCGGGGCGTCGTGGGACGGCCGTCCCTACGTGGCCTACCCGTCGGGCGCGCCGATGCTGACCGTGCTCAGGATCACGATTCCCGCCCACAGCGCGCTGCCCTGGCATACCCATCCGATCCCGAACGCGGCCTATGTGCTGTCGGGTGAACTGACGGTCGAGAAAAAGGAAACGGGCGAGACGCGCCTGCTCAAGCAGGGCGACGTCCTGCCGGAAATGGTGGGCGAGTACCACCGCGGCGTGACCGGCGACCAGGGCGTGGTGCTGATCGTGTTCTATGCCGGCAGCCGCGGCTTGCCGCTGTCGCAGCAATAG
- a CDS encoding lysophospholipase, protein MKTLTRFSLLAALALGAATAHAASDRARPAPCPKDVPADARCYNGQDSEGAYYWIAIPRDWNRVLVMHAHGGPDLGPSTLKRSQQDLTRWAVTVKAGYAWAGSSYRRGGYGVTMAAEDTERLRRLFVRQFGQPRRTLLHGQSYGGGVASKAAELYGTVEGRPGPYDAVLLTSGVLGGGNTAYDFRLDLRVVYQYVCRNHPRPDEPQYPLWMGLPKDSTLTRADLAARIKACTGVGMPAAQRSPEQAARLKTILSVVKIPERTFVSNMNWATWLFRDLAQERLDGRNPFGNGKVVYGGSPDDAALNAGVARYRADPLAVGRLMVDSTPTGRLAMPVLTLHAIHDPTAFVELESAYREIFDRAGSGDKLVQTFSDEAEHSYLSEPQYPALFTALMDWVDKGEKPTPGKVAQLCKGYERDYGNGGKQTCRIQVGYQPPPLSTRVPPR, encoded by the coding sequence TTGAAAACCCTGACCCGATTCTCCCTGCTGGCCGCGCTGGCCCTGGGCGCCGCCACGGCCCACGCCGCCTCCGACCGCGCGCGGCCCGCCCCCTGCCCCAAGGACGTCCCCGCCGACGCGCGTTGCTATAACGGGCAGGACAGCGAAGGCGCCTACTACTGGATCGCGATTCCCCGCGACTGGAACCGGGTGCTGGTCATGCATGCCCACGGCGGTCCCGACCTGGGCCCGTCCACCCTGAAACGCAGCCAGCAAGACCTGACCCGCTGGGCCGTGACCGTGAAGGCGGGCTATGCCTGGGCCGGCTCGTCCTACCGCCGCGGCGGCTATGGCGTGACCATGGCGGCCGAGGACACCGAGCGTCTGCGCCGCCTGTTCGTCCGGCAATTCGGCCAGCCCCGCCGCACCCTGCTGCACGGCCAGAGCTACGGCGGCGGCGTGGCGTCCAAAGCCGCCGAACTGTACGGCACCGTCGAGGGCCGGCCCGGCCCCTACGATGCCGTGCTGCTGACCAGCGGCGTGCTGGGCGGCGGCAATACCGCCTACGATTTTCGCCTGGACCTGCGGGTGGTCTACCAGTACGTCTGCCGCAACCACCCGCGCCCCGACGAGCCGCAATACCCGCTGTGGATGGGCCTGCCCAAGGATTCCACGCTGACCCGCGCGGACCTGGCCGCGCGCATCAAGGCATGCACGGGGGTCGGCATGCCGGCCGCGCAGCGCAGTCCCGAGCAGGCGGCCCGGCTCAAGACCATCCTGTCGGTCGTGAAGATTCCCGAACGCACCTTCGTGTCCAACATGAACTGGGCCACCTGGCTGTTCCGGGACCTTGCGCAGGAACGGCTGGACGGCCGCAATCCCTTCGGCAACGGGAAGGTGGTGTACGGCGGCTCGCCGGACGATGCCGCGCTGAACGCCGGGGTGGCCCGCTATCGGGCGGACCCGCTGGCCGTGGGGCGGCTGATGGTGGACAGCACGCCGACGGGCAGGCTCGCGATGCCCGTGCTGACCCTGCATGCCATCCACGATCCGACGGCCTTCGTCGAACTCGAGTCGGCCTACCGCGAGATCTTCGACCGCGCGGGCAGCGGCGACAAGCTGGTGCAGACCTTCTCGGACGAAGCCGAGCACAGCTATCTGAGCGAGCCCCAGTATCCCGCCCTGTTCACCGCGCTGATGGATTGGGTGGACAAGGGGGAAAAGCCGACCCCCGGGAAAGTGGCGCAGCTGTGCAAGGGCTATGAACGGGACTACGGCAACGGCGGCAAGCAGACCTGCCGCATCCAGGTGGGCTACCAGCCGCCGCCGCTTTCTACCCGCGTCCCGCCGCGCTAG
- a CDS encoding tripartite tricarboxylate transporter substrate binding protein → MRTILLAVLGTAMLSTSPAPRAQEPAYPARPIRLIVAFGPGSVNDAMARELAKTLYGELGQPVIVENKPGAGGVVGTDYVAKAAPDGYTLGFGTSSQLVMNVGLQKSLPFDVERDLTPIALVARTPLALAVPANGPGSLADLVKAAKGRAQSITYSSSGVGSINHIAGAAFARAAGIDLMHVPYKGAAVAAADLAAGRVDMMLVTLPSMAGLVEQGKVKVLANGIDRRGASTPNVPTFAQAGLPAFKGYTWNNVFAPAGTPAAVVARLNAALNRVLADPQVVQFAQRQTAEIMAPSTPAQALAFEKSERATWVPFIRSLGIEP, encoded by the coding sequence ATGCGGACCATCCTGCTTGCCGTCCTGGGGACGGCCATGTTGTCCACGTCGCCCGCGCCGCGGGCGCAGGAGCCGGCCTATCCGGCGCGGCCGATCCGGCTCATCGTGGCGTTCGGGCCGGGCAGCGTGAACGACGCGATGGCCAGGGAACTGGCCAAGACCCTGTACGGCGAACTGGGCCAGCCGGTGATCGTCGAGAACAAGCCCGGCGCCGGCGGCGTGGTCGGTACCGACTATGTCGCCAAGGCGGCGCCCGACGGCTATACCCTGGGCTTCGGGACCAGCTCGCAGCTCGTCATGAACGTCGGCTTGCAGAAGTCGCTGCCGTTCGACGTGGAGCGCGACCTGACGCCCATCGCCCTGGTCGCGCGCACGCCGCTGGCGCTGGCGGTGCCGGCGAACGGGCCGGGCTCGCTGGCCGACCTGGTCAAAGCGGCCAAGGGGCGCGCGCAGTCGATTACGTATTCGTCCAGCGGCGTGGGCTCAATCAACCACATCGCCGGCGCCGCGTTCGCGCGCGCCGCGGGCATCGACCTGATGCACGTGCCCTACAAGGGCGCGGCCGTGGCCGCCGCCGACCTGGCCGCGGGCCGGGTCGACATGATGCTGGTGACGCTGCCCAGCATGGCGGGCCTGGTGGAGCAGGGGAAGGTCAAGGTGCTGGCCAACGGCATCGACCGGCGCGGCGCCTCGACGCCCAATGTCCCGACGTTCGCCCAGGCCGGCCTGCCGGCCTTCAAGGGCTACACGTGGAACAACGTGTTCGCTCCGGCGGGCACGCCCGCCGCCGTTGTCGCCAGGCTCAACGCCGCGCTGAACCGCGTCCTGGCCGACCCGCAGGTCGTCCAGTTCGCCCAGCGCCAGACGGCCGAGATCATGGCGCCTTCCACGCCGGCCCAGGCCCTGGCGTTCGAGAAGAGCGAGCGCGCGACCTGGGTGCCGTTCATCCGCAGCCTGGGCATCGAGCCCTGA
- a CDS encoding tripartite tricarboxylate transporter substrate binding protein: protein MTAAGPRAARRRVLLAAAVLPLAGAGARAAAPADGRAWPTRAIRMVVVYPPGGVSDTIARILAEALSRDLGVPAWVENKGGAGGSVGMETVARAAPDGHTLAFSALTPLTLNPLLSRPSADHDPLREIAPVAAVMRTPVLVAGTPAFTGRDFAGLVDEARRRPGAIRWASSGVATTGHMVMAQVAAASGARITHIPYHGGGPQLNDALSGRFEVLSTNVAALQLDYVRMGRLKALAVGAPARLGALAEVPTLEELGYPQANLMSLFGLFAPAGTPLPVQESINAAVRRALVGGPLAARLESAYNLPAMGSVEDFRAAVRDDYEANRRLVRAGALGSGQAP, encoded by the coding sequence ATGACGGCCGCGGGCCCGCGCGCGGCGCGCCGCCGCGTCCTGCTGGCCGCGGCCGTACTGCCGCTGGCCGGAGCGGGGGCGCGTGCCGCTGCCCCGGCGGACGGACGGGCCTGGCCGACGCGGGCCATACGCATGGTGGTCGTCTACCCGCCCGGCGGCGTGAGCGACACCATCGCGCGTATCCTGGCCGAGGCGTTGTCGCGCGACCTGGGCGTGCCGGCCTGGGTCGAGAACAAGGGCGGCGCGGGCGGAAGCGTGGGGATGGAGACCGTGGCGCGCGCCGCGCCCGACGGCCACACCCTGGCCTTTTCCGCGTTGACGCCGCTCACGCTCAATCCGCTGCTGAGCCGCCCGTCGGCCGACCATGATCCCCTGCGGGAGATCGCGCCCGTGGCCGCCGTGATGCGCACGCCGGTGCTGGTGGCCGGCACGCCGGCCTTTACCGGCCGCGATTTCGCCGGTCTGGTGGACGAGGCGCGGCGCCGGCCGGGGGCGATCCGCTGGGCCAGTTCGGGCGTCGCCACGACCGGCCACATGGTGATGGCGCAGGTGGCCGCGGCAAGCGGCGCGCGCATCACCCACATTCCGTATCACGGCGGCGGGCCGCAATTGAACGATGCGCTCAGCGGCCGCTTCGAGGTGCTGTCGACCAACGTCGCGGCCCTGCAACTGGATTATGTGCGCATGGGCAGGCTGAAGGCGCTGGCGGTGGGCGCCCCCGCCAGGCTGGGCGCGCTGGCGGAGGTGCCGACGCTGGAGGAGCTGGGCTATCCGCAAGCCAACCTGATGTCGCTGTTCGGCCTGTTCGCGCCCGCCGGCACGCCCCTGCCGGTGCAGGAAAGCATCAATGCCGCGGTCCGTCGCGCGCTGGTGGGCGGGCCGCTGGCCGCGCGGCTCGAAAGCGCCTACAACCTGCCTGCCATGGGTAGCGTGGAGGATTTCCGCGCAGCCGTTCGGGACGACTACGAGGCGAATCGCCGGCTGGTCAGGGCGGGGGCGCTGGGCAGCGGCCAGGCGCCCTGA
- a CDS encoding LysR family transcriptional regulator, whose amino-acid sequence MDLRHLRYFVTVAETGHMTRAAERLGIQQPPLSQQIKALERELGVELLRRHPRGVALTDAGRHFLREAENLLEGYAQMRQRMARVANGQEGLLAVGFTSSAAAHAFTPEALRLYRRDYPGVELDIHEDNAAGLTAAIAAGRLHCGLLRVPVSRPDGLVFETLLTEPAVAAVPCDHPLARGRQASRPGAISLAELCQEKIILVRQPGAPGLYANLLALCESQGLRPRIAAEVDRMMTNLNLVAAGAGVSVVPKSISGAHAHAVTYLPLARAERLDAPLTLVSRHGEDNLPAQHFAALARRLAAAR is encoded by the coding sequence ATGGACTTGCGCCACCTGCGTTACTTCGTCACGGTCGCCGAGACCGGCCACATGACGCGCGCCGCCGAGCGGCTCGGCATCCAGCAGCCCCCGCTCAGCCAGCAGATCAAGGCGCTGGAGCGGGAGCTGGGGGTGGAACTGCTGCGCCGTCACCCGCGGGGCGTGGCTTTGACCGACGCCGGCCGGCACTTCCTGCGCGAGGCCGAGAACCTGCTGGAAGGCTATGCGCAGATGCGCCAGCGCATGGCGCGCGTGGCCAACGGCCAGGAAGGGCTGCTGGCCGTGGGTTTCACCAGCTCGGCCGCCGCGCACGCGTTCACGCCCGAGGCCCTGCGCCTGTACCGGCGGGACTATCCGGGCGTGGAGCTGGACATCCACGAGGACAATGCCGCGGGGCTGACCGCTGCCATCGCCGCCGGGCGCCTGCATTGCGGCCTGCTGCGCGTGCCGGTGTCGCGGCCCGACGGCCTGGTGTTCGAGACCCTGCTGACCGAGCCCGCGGTGGCCGCCGTGCCGTGCGACCATCCGCTTGCGCGGGGGCGGCAGGCAAGCCGGCCCGGCGCGATCTCGCTGGCCGAACTGTGCCAGGAGAAGATCATCCTGGTGCGCCAGCCGGGCGCCCCGGGCCTGTACGCCAACCTGCTCGCGCTGTGCGAAAGCCAGGGACTGCGGCCGCGCATCGCGGCCGAGGTCGACCGCATGATGACCAACCTGAACCTGGTGGCGGCGGGGGCGGGCGTGTCGGTCGTGCCCAAGTCCATCAGCGGCGCGCATGCGCATGCCGTGACCTATCTGCCGCTGGCGCGGGCCGAACGGCTGGACGCGCCGCTGACGCTGGTGTCCCGCCATGGCGAGGACAACCTTCCGGCGCAGCACTTCGCCGCCCTGGCGCGGCGGCTGGCGGCGGCGCGATGA
- a CDS encoding helix-turn-helix domain-containing protein: MSETNAIGPVVRALNILRALNHQPQSSLQSLHQATGLPKSTIHRLLATLKSEGYVRADVVKGTYTLTEKVLCLSEGFSEPELVVEVGAPIVLKNTRATGLPLALGTLDRGHIVVRYSSMPYSPIGSEHTTVGHVHDLVHSGMGQAYLAYCGQAERDRLLQWMQASLPEPGLWPPVEQDIQHQLAVTRRRGYGLRKGQGRGSSTTLAVPLAHGERVLGVLSLTTFGALLTPERLRECVGHLDRTRQEICAAVGARLAQG; encoded by the coding sequence ATGTCCGAAACGAACGCGATCGGGCCGGTAGTCCGGGCGCTGAACATCCTGCGGGCGCTGAATCACCAGCCGCAGAGTTCGCTCCAGTCCCTGCACCAGGCCACCGGACTGCCCAAGTCCACCATCCACCGCCTGCTGGCCACGCTCAAGAGCGAGGGCTACGTGCGCGCCGACGTGGTCAAGGGCACGTACACGCTGACCGAGAAGGTCCTGTGCCTGAGCGAAGGCTTCTCCGAACCCGAACTGGTGGTGGAGGTCGGCGCACCCATCGTGCTCAAGAACACCCGCGCCACCGGACTGCCGCTGGCCCTGGGCACCCTGGATCGCGGCCACATCGTCGTGCGCTACAGCTCCATGCCCTACAGCCCCATCGGATCCGAGCACACCACGGTCGGCCACGTCCACGATCTCGTGCATTCCGGCATGGGGCAGGCCTACCTGGCCTATTGCGGCCAAGCCGAACGCGACCGCCTGCTGCAATGGATGCAGGCCTCGCTGCCCGAGCCCGGCCTGTGGCCACCGGTGGAACAGGACATCCAGCATCAACTGGCCGTCACGCGCCGGCGCGGCTACGGCCTGCGCAAAGGCCAGGGCCGCGGCTCCAGCACCACCCTGGCGGTGCCGCTGGCCCATGGCGAGCGCGTACTGGGCGTGCTGTCGCTGACCACCTTCGGCGCGCTGCTGACCCCGGAGCGCCTGCGCGAATGCGTGGGCCACCTGGACCGGACGCGCCAGGAGATCTGCGCCGCCGTCGGCGCGCGGCTGGCGCAAGGCTGA
- a CDS encoding tannase/feruloyl esterase family alpha/beta hydrolase, protein MTASRPFPALPLLLATLAALAGCGGGDGDAPAGNPPDEPPAASGPPYAPALACASLAARGFSPAQLTLPSGGATVSEAVDVPADAEGNNLGAYCRVRGLIKPVNAGSPDINFALNLPLRWNGKTIHFGGGGFNGRLIDGTETIRFGPADKPSPLALGYATYGDDSGHQSGSITDGKFAADDEALSNYGGQSLKKTRDVAAQLVRAYYDMAPRHAYFLGTSTGGRDALAHIQRWPTDYDGVIANEPALNYSGTRLSNVALGRALYANGGAGWLNVAKTLMVQNTVKQACDKLDGAVDGIVSNVESCRLLNASNLAAMRCPSGGDEGDHCLSTAQLATIRTLEAPLEFSAYRLANGVDRAGGYNILEGALVAGPYTTRDLGTRRAPGNPATSADANMYVTGDQWVKYFVTRSASFDTQGFDPRNPGPYTERVQAVSAITDATDPDLRPFLSRGGKLIMLHGLADEVISPNSTIDYYQHVVAAVGQEAVDKGVRFYTVPGMGHGTGVFIPNWDSLAALEGWVEQGLPPGTPVAADAVAGTYGRTRPLCQYPAWPKYRGSGSQDAAVNYSCVQETGDPLACPHLPAAVTRYKGGNTLGEELTVTVDPASLRYTVTIDASLQRAAGTVREGSLRAQTACAYASDEGGAVYLFGAGGVLQGGVLPTSGGGFEPLLAFATTFENTSSPTVFNPVAAIYDLIGVHHGAGGTPAAYKAAGRLRNAGTFQLCRDPVTGGFMTYDAACTSTAKGYISYNAGRGAFDLLATPPADPASTTGGTPAGSMVIGLVNGNAVPLQLVRESATSYGMRLYAPQQSLASGAADGVYTIAGTGARNLEATLSGATLDMDGGTTAVAYDTPVPGVAQAGASGNDHFLFTQGILGYASDTGSTAIFATGVRH, encoded by the coding sequence ATGACCGCATCCCGCCCCTTTCCCGCCCTGCCCCTGCTGCTTGCCACCCTCGCGGCCCTGGCCGGTTGCGGCGGCGGCGATGGCGACGCGCCCGCCGGCAATCCGCCCGACGAGCCTCCGGCCGCCTCGGGCCCGCCCTATGCCCCCGCGCTGGCCTGCGCCTCGCTGGCCGCGCGCGGCTTTTCCCCCGCCCAGCTGACGCTGCCCTCGGGCGGCGCGACGGTGTCCGAGGCGGTCGACGTCCCCGCCGATGCCGAGGGCAACAACCTGGGAGCCTACTGCCGCGTCCGCGGCCTCATCAAGCCGGTCAACGCCGGCTCGCCCGATATCAATTTCGCGCTGAACCTGCCGCTGCGCTGGAACGGCAAGACCATCCACTTCGGCGGCGGCGGCTTCAACGGCCGGCTCATCGACGGCACCGAGACCATACGCTTCGGTCCCGCCGACAAGCCCTCCCCGCTGGCCCTCGGCTACGCCACCTACGGCGACGACTCCGGCCACCAGAGCGGCAGCATCACCGACGGCAAGTTCGCCGCCGACGACGAGGCCCTGTCCAACTACGGCGGCCAGTCGCTGAAGAAAACCCGCGACGTCGCCGCGCAACTGGTGCGGGCCTACTACGACATGGCGCCCAGGCACGCCTATTTCCTGGGCACCTCCACCGGCGGCCGCGACGCGCTGGCGCACATCCAGCGCTGGCCGACCGACTACGACGGCGTCATCGCCAACGAACCCGCGTTGAATTACTCCGGCACACGGCTGTCCAACGTCGCGCTCGGCCGCGCCCTGTACGCCAACGGCGGAGCCGGCTGGCTGAACGTGGCCAAGACGCTGATGGTGCAGAACACGGTCAAGCAGGCCTGCGACAAACTGGACGGCGCGGTCGACGGCATCGTCAGCAACGTGGAAAGCTGCCGGCTGCTGAACGCCTCCAACCTGGCGGCCATGCGCTGCCCCTCGGGCGGCGACGAAGGCGATCACTGCCTGTCCACCGCGCAACTGGCGACGATCCGCACGCTCGAGGCGCCGCTGGAATTCTCCGCCTACCGGCTCGCCAACGGCGTCGACCGCGCGGGCGGCTACAACATCCTGGAAGGCGCGCTGGTGGCCGGCCCCTACACCACGCGGGACCTGGGCACTCGCCGCGCGCCCGGCAACCCGGCGACCTCGGCCGATGCCAACATGTACGTGACGGGCGACCAGTGGGTCAAGTATTTCGTCACCCGCTCGGCCAGTTTCGACACGCAGGGATTCGACCCGCGGAACCCCGGTCCGTACACCGAGCGCGTGCAGGCCGTGTCCGCGATCACCGACGCCACCGATCCCGACCTGCGTCCCTTCCTGTCCCGCGGCGGCAAGCTCATCATGCTGCACGGCCTGGCCGACGAAGTCATCAGCCCCAACTCCACCATCGACTACTACCAGCACGTGGTGGCTGCCGTGGGGCAGGAGGCCGTGGACAAGGGCGTGCGCTTCTACACCGTGCCCGGCATGGGCCATGGCACCGGCGTGTTCATTCCCAACTGGGATTCGCTGGCCGCGCTGGAAGGCTGGGTGGAGCAAGGCCTGCCCCCGGGCACGCCGGTGGCGGCCGACGCGGTGGCCGGGACCTATGGCCGCACGCGGCCCCTGTGCCAGTACCCCGCCTGGCCCAAATACCGCGGCAGCGGCAGCCAGGACGCCGCCGTCAACTACAGCTGCGTGCAGGAGACGGGCGACCCGCTGGCCTGCCCCCACCTGCCCGCCGCGGTCACCCGCTACAAGGGCGGCAACACGCTGGGCGAGGAACTGACGGTGACCGTGGATCCGGCCTCGCTGCGCTACACCGTCACGATAGACGCCAGCCTGCAACGCGCGGCCGGCACCGTGCGCGAGGGCAGCCTGCGCGCGCAAACGGCCTGCGCCTATGCCAGCGACGAAGGCGGCGCGGTCTACCTGTTCGGCGCGGGCGGCGTCCTGCAGGGCGGCGTGCTGCCGACATCGGGCGGCGGCTTCGAACCGCTGCTGGCCTTCGCCACCACGTTCGAGAACACCAGCTCGCCCACGGTCTTCAACCCGGTCGCCGCCATCTACGACCTGATCGGCGTCCACCATGGCGCGGGCGGCACGCCGGCGGCCTACAAGGCTGCGGGCCGGCTGCGCAACGCCGGCACCTTCCAGTTGTGCCGGGATCCCGTCACCGGCGGCTTCATGACCTACGATGCCGCGTGCACGTCCACCGCCAAGGGATACATCAGCTACAACGCCGGACGCGGGGCTTTCGACCTGCTGGCGACCCCGCCCGCCGATCCGGCCAGCACCACCGGCGGCACGCCCGCGGGCTCCATGGTGATCGGGCTGGTCAACGGCAACGCGGTGCCGCTGCAACTGGTGCGGGAGTCGGCCACCAGCTACGGCATGCGCCTGTACGCACCGCAGCAGTCGCTGGCTTCCGGCGCGGCCGATGGGGTCTACACCATCGCCGGCACCGGCGCGCGCAATCTCGAAGCCACCTTGTCCGGCGCCACGCTGGACATGGACGGCGGCACGACGGCCGTGGCCTACGACACCCCGGTGCCGGGCGTCGCCCAGGCGGGCGCGTCGGGCAACGACCATTTCCTTTTCACCCAAGGCATCCTGGGCTATGCCTCGGATACGGGATCGACCGCCATCTTCGCCACCGGAGTCCGCCATTGA